ATGATCACCGGTTCATTTATGGATTATGCTTTGCCCAAAGCGCACAATTTCCCGCGCTTTGAACTGGCGAATACAGTCACGCCTTCGCCCGTCAATCCAATGGGTGTCAAAGGTGTGGGCGAAGCGGGTACGATTGGTTCCACGCCCGCGATAGCCAATGCGGTGATTGACGCACTGAAACCTTTTGGCGTACGACATATCGATCTGCCTTTGCGCCCTGAAAAACTCTGGAAACTCATGCAGGAGACTTAAACGATGACCCCCTTTGATTATCACGCACCCAAAACTCTGAGAAGCGCGATGCGGCTGGTGCAGGAGTTCGGCGACGATGCCAAAGTCCTGGCGGGCGGTCACAGTCTGATTCCGTCTATGAAATTGCGTCTTGCCGCGCCTTCGGTCGTTATTGATCTGGGCGGTGTTGCTGGCTTAAAAAGAGTGATAGCGGGCAATGAGACCATTACCATTGGTGCTTTGGCCACGCATTATGCTGTGGAAAGCCATCGCTTGTTGCCTTCAAAATGTTCACTTTTGCCCGAGACCGCAGCGGAGATTGGCGATGCGCAGGTGCGGAATCGAGGCACTGTGGGTGGGAGTATTGCCCATGCCGACCCGGCTGCGGATTGGCCAGCGACTATGCTCGCTCTCGATGCACAATTCGATATTGCTGGGCCAGATGGTGAACGCACGGTTGCTGCGTCTGATTTTTTTGTGGATCTCTTTATTACGGATTTGCAACCCGGTGAGGTCCTCACGGGTATTCGCATTGCGACGCCGCCCGAGAATTCGGGTGGTGCGTATGTCAAGATGCGACAATCTGCGTCTGGTTTTGCCCTTGCAGGCGTTGCGGCTCATGTCACTCTGGATGATGCGGGCAACTGCGCTTCTGTGGCTGTGGGTGTTACCGGTGTTGCGCCTGCGGCGTACCGCGCACATGCGGTCGAAGACGCGCTTGTGGGGCAGGGTATTGACGCTGTGGCCGATGCAGCGGCCCATGCGGCTGATGGTGTGGAAGAATTTCAGGAAGATCACCACGCGTCTGGCGATTACCGCGCCCATTTGGCGCGCGTGTTTGCCCAACGGGCATTGAGCCAGGCAATTGAACGCGCAGCTTGATTTTACAGCCCCCTTCTCTTTCGGGGAAGGGGGCTGTATTTTTTTAGGAGGCGTTTTGAAACTCACGGGTACACATACCATTGGCGCGACGGTTGAGCGCGCTTTTGAATTGCTTATCGATCCCGAGGTGCTCGCTCGTTGTATGCCCGGTTGCGACAAGCTGGAACACAGGGAAGATGGAGTTTATGACATGGCCGTTTCAGCGGGGATTGGTCCCGTTCGCGGCAAATACACGGGTAGTGTCACGCTTTCAGATATTCAACCGCCCGAGCGCTATACGATGGTGGTCGATATCAAGGGCACGACCGGGTTCGTCAAGGGGGAGGGTGTTGTGGAACTCGCCCCTGAAGGCGAGAATACGCGGATTTCATTTGAGGGCGATGTGCAAATCGGCGGGCCAATCGCTGCTGTGGGGCAGCGCATGCACGCCAGCGCAGCCCGTTTGATGACGCGACAACTCTTTGGCGCGATTGACGCGGAGGCGCGTGCGTCTGAAGGATAGGATGTCAAACTTTTTGAAGGCTTAACAAGATGTCGTTTATTGATTGGAACAAGTATCCCGCTAATGAAGTCGCGCCCGGCGTGCGCATTCGGACGCCTTATGGGGAGAATTTGATGCTCTCTCGCGTTGAGTTTGACGCGGGTGCTGTCGTGCCGATGCACAGCCATCCCCACGAGCAGGGGGGGATGATGCTTGAAGGGAAGATGAAGTTCACGATTGATGGCGAGACCCGCACGGTTGAACCCGGCGAAGCTTTTCTGATTCCCGCCCATGTGCCACATCGGGCTGAGGCAGTAGATGGTCCCTGTGTGGCTCTCGATATTTTTTCGCCGATTCGCGAGGATTATGTCGAGCTTGCCAACCGCTATATTCCGTCTGAGGACAAAACGTAATATTTTCCATTCACGGATCGTTTATCTTGTCTTTCTTTTTTTTTCGCGCTTTTAAGACCTGTTCGATATTTCTGATATTTCTGTTGGGACAGTTTTGTACGCAGAGTTATGCGAGTGATGTAAGTGAAAGAGTAAAAAAGCTCGAGATCGGGACGTATGTCGAGGGTGCGTATTTTTCCGGCGCGCAAAAAAGGCGTTTTCGAGGCTATATCAATCGCACACAGGGTTATGTGGTTACAATTGTCACAAATCAATTGCCCTATAGACGCCGCATCCCTTACCGGTCTATTGATCATTTGCGCGTAAAGAAGACGAAAAGAATTGCCGTGCAGTTCAATCCCCAGGCGCGGCGATTTTTGACCCGGTCCAGCGTCCTACCTGGGCACCGGGCAGTTATTGGCATTTTGGAGACGGCAGATAGCCGGTTTGAGGGTATTATTGCCAGTGTGAGCGATTCTTTGATCGTGTTGGCGGATACGCATAAGCGCGATGAGTATAAAATCCTGACGGCTTCGGAACTCGATCAACTGTCGATTAATCTGAGCAAGACCTCTCATATCAGGAAGGGTTTCAAAGCCGGTCTGGTTACGGGTTTCTGTATTGGTGTTATTTTTTCTTCGTCCGATTTGAACAGGAGCACCGAGACCGGCTGGTCGGCTCTTGCCAATATTATTCTGAGTCCCAAAACGGTTGTTATTTCTGGGGTTGGTGCCGGTATCGGTAGTATTATTGGTAAACTTGCCAGCTACGAGACCTGGCAATCTATCCCATTGGATCGCCTCAAATTCAACCGCTCTCACACGCCTTTGTCCCTTTCTGCATCTTATTCCTTTTGATTTGATATACGAGTTTGCCTCTACGAGTGGTCCTTTGTCTCTGTGAGATTGCAATCTTACAACAGTTTTGTAAATTTGCAATGTGTTTTTATAAAAGGAGTTTTAAAATGGAATATCGACAACTCGGCAATTCGGGGCTTCAGGTTTCGGCTATTGGGTTGGGGACCAATAATTTTGGCTGGCGCCTCGATGCGAGGAGTACGGCGCGTGTTATGGATCAGGCGCAGGATGAAGGTATTACGTTGATCGATACGGCAAATATGTACGGAGACACGCTGTCGGAGACTTATATTGGCCGGGCGATTAGGGGCAAGCGCGATGCGTTTATTCTGGCGACCAAGGTGTCGATGAGTATGGGCGATGGACCGAATATGAGCGGCAATTCGCGCTATCATATTCTCAAAGAGGTTGAGGATAGTCTTAAACGCCTCAATACGGATTATATTGACCTCTATCAGATTCACCAAACGGACGCCAATACGTCTATTGAGGAGACTTTGCACGCGCTTGACTATCTCGTTGCTCAGGGCAAGGTGCGCTATATCGGCTGTTCCAATTTTATGGCATGGGAGGTCTGCGAGGCGATATGGACTTCGCGCGCGAAGAATCTGGTTGCGTTTTCGACTGTGCAACCCCGCTATAGTATGCTTGAACGCGAGGTCGAGGCAGAGCTTGTGCCGTTTTGCAAGTCTTATGGTATTGGCATTTTGCCCTATTTTCCCCTTGCCAGCGGTTTTCTTACGGGTAAATATCGCCGGGATGAACCAGCACCCGAGGGCACGCGTTTGGCAGAGGGCGACCGCGGTATGTTTACGGATAAAAATTTTGATATTCTGGAGGCGTTGGAAGAGTTTGCACAGGAACGCGATCACACGATTCTCGATCTGGCTTTTGCATGGCTTCTCGCCAATCCCCGTGTGTGTTCTGTGATTGCGGGAGCTACTACGCCCGAGCAAGTCACGGCAAATGCCGCGACGGTTGGTTGGGATCTCAGTGATGAGGAGATGGAAGAGATTGATGAGATTCTCTCGCAGTAATTTGGAATTTAAAAGCAAGAGGGACGCGAAATGTTTCGCGTCCCTTTTTGTATTGGGTGTTACCTGTAGCCGCTCACTGTGCTTCATTCATTTCGATGACCCATTGCAATTGATGTGCCATCGCCACGCTGAAGTCAGCACCTAATCCCTTGCGTTCATACCGAATCTGTCCGTTCTGGTCGATGATACATGTATAGGGAATTTCATCGGAGCCAAACGCTTTTCGCATTTCCAGATCGCCCAGTGCAAAGGTTAAAAGCGGTGCGCTCTGGTACCGAAAGCTGGCGACCATATCCCGGCGCATTGAGCCGTCCAGGTCGATATTTACAGCTAAAAATTCGACATTTTGCTTGAGAAATTGCGCTTTGAGCTTTTGAAGATAGGGCAGTTCTTCAATGCATGGGCTGCACCATCCCGCCCAAAATGTTACGACTACAGCTTTGCCTTTTAAGTCTGCCGAAGTGATTTTCTCACCGTCCAGCTTTTGGACTGCAAAGGCCGGTGCAGGGCGTGATATGCGTTCTTTTTCGACGCGTTGGATAATTTTCTTATCCCACTCAGCTTTTAAGGTAGCATAAGCTTTGCTCATGCCTGCACCTGAACCGAATTTGCCAGCATAAGCCTGGCTCCACAGTTCTGCAATATCCCCGCGTATGACTGAGGTTAGCAATAGTTCTGAGGCGAGTTCATAAGCCTCTGTCCAGGCTTTTTGGTCGATATAGATCCGAAGTAAGTGGGTCTTTGCTCTATCTACTGACGCCTGCCGAGATGCCAGTTCCAGGTCGCCTAAATCTTCTCGGGTTTGCCAACCGCGTATCGCGGTTTTTATTTCTTGGACAGCATGGTCGTGTTGTCCAAGGAGTTGGTGAGCACTCGCCAATAGATCCCGGCAGATTAATTCTCTTTTACCGTAATTTTCCCATTTTTTCTGGTTCTGCAATGCTTCTTTTAATGCGTTTTGTGCATATAGAAGCGTTTTATCAGACCGAACTCCTTTGTCCACGAGTATCCGAGCAGCCGTTTCGTAAGCACCGTTAGCATGCATTCGCAATGCGAGCATTTTGTCAGAGAGTTCTATCAACAGGTGTGGATCATCGGTGACATGCTGGTAATAATTCAACAGGGTGATGGAGATGTCGCCTTTCAAAAAGGTGTTGGGATAATCTGCAAGCAGTTGTTCCAATCCCCGAATGCCTTCCCAATACTGCTCTGGGGTCTTGGGGAGGTACCCGGACGCAAATTGGCGAAATCGATTCTTTTCTTCTTTGGAATGGGTTGGCTGTTGTGCAAAACACAGAGAATATGCAATTAGACATATCACCAGATTTGCTACCAGTTTGCACTTGTTGAAATACATGCTGAGCCTCACTTTCTGTCTGTCCAAATTAGATTTAATTTCCGTATCTGGGCATTTTTTTTGGATTGATTTGCTCTTAGTTGCACGAAGTATATTCCGTCGGGAAGTCCTTGTTTAGATAAGAACGTCGTATAAGAACCGGGATTATGCATTTTATTAACCGGCCTGGCTACTATCATGCCCATATTATTGTAGCATTCGAGTTCTATAAAGACGGAGTCTGAATAAACGATTTCTGGAAGCCAGTACACAATTTTTACCAGTGAATCTTGTGGCGAAGTTTCCATTCTGAAGTCCAGTTTTTCTGTTTGTGTGTCGCCACTTGTATTGGTATCGGATTGGACTTCTTGTCGCGAGGATTCTACGCCCTCTGTTTCGTCAGCTTTCTCAGGAACGGATGGCTCATTTTGGGCGAGGTTTTCCAATTCAAGCTGTATTTGGGGCACCTGGGATGGCTCAGTGTTTTCTTGTTCTAAATTCAACACTGCCGAAATCCCACCAAAATACAATCCCGTTCCCGCGATACCTGCGCCGATGATACCCATTATTTTTATCATGCCTGTTCCTTTCAGTTTGGCGAGCAGACTTGCTTGCGTTGGTACTGCGTATAATAGCAGGGGTAATGCGGCTATTATTTTGCGCGTCAATTGAGGTGTCGGAC
The window above is part of the Gemmatimonadota bacterium genome. Proteins encoded here:
- a CDS encoding xanthine dehydrogenase family protein subunit M, whose product is MTPFDYHAPKTLRSAMRLVQEFGDDAKVLAGGHSLIPSMKLRLAAPSVVIDLGGVAGLKRVIAGNETITIGALATHYAVESHRLLPSKCSLLPETAAEIGDAQVRNRGTVGGSIAHADPAADWPATMLALDAQFDIAGPDGERTVAASDFFVDLFITDLQPGEVLTGIRIATPPENSGGAYVKMRQSASGFALAGVAAHVTLDDAGNCASVAVGVTGVAPAAYRAHAVEDALVGQGIDAVADAAAHAADGVEEFQEDHHASGDYRAHLARVFAQRALSQAIERAA
- a CDS encoding carbon monoxide dehydrogenase subunit G, which produces MKLTGTHTIGATVERAFELLIDPEVLARCMPGCDKLEHREDGVYDMAVSAGIGPVRGKYTGSVTLSDIQPPERYTMVVDIKGTTGFVKGEGVVELAPEGENTRISFEGDVQIGGPIAAVGQRMHASAARLMTRQLFGAIDAEARASEG
- a CDS encoding cupin domain-containing protein, with product MSFIDWNKYPANEVAPGVRIRTPYGENLMLSRVEFDAGAVVPMHSHPHEQGGMMLEGKMKFTIDGETRTVEPGEAFLIPAHVPHRAEAVDGPCVALDIFSPIREDYVELANRYIPSEDKT
- a CDS encoding aldo/keto reductase, with amino-acid sequence MEYRQLGNSGLQVSAIGLGTNNFGWRLDARSTARVMDQAQDEGITLIDTANMYGDTLSETYIGRAIRGKRDAFILATKVSMSMGDGPNMSGNSRYHILKEVEDSLKRLNTDYIDLYQIHQTDANTSIEETLHALDYLVAQGKVRYIGCSNFMAWEVCEAIWTSRAKNLVAFSTVQPRYSMLEREVEAELVPFCKSYGIGILPYFPLASGFLTGKYRRDEPAPEGTRLAEGDRGMFTDKNFDILEALEEFAQERDHTILDLAFAWLLANPRVCSVIAGATTPEQVTANAATVGWDLSDEEMEEIDEILSQ
- a CDS encoding TlpA disulfide reductase family protein, giving the protein MYFNKCKLVANLVICLIAYSLCFAQQPTHSKEEKNRFRQFASGYLPKTPEQYWEGIRGLEQLLADYPNTFLKGDISITLLNYYQHVTDDPHLLIELSDKMLALRMHANGAYETAARILVDKGVRSDKTLLYAQNALKEALQNQKKWENYGKRELICRDLLASAHQLLGQHDHAVQEIKTAIRGWQTREDLGDLELASRQASVDRAKTHLLRIYIDQKAWTEAYELASELLLTSVIRGDIAELWSQAYAGKFGSGAGMSKAYATLKAEWDKKIIQRVEKERISRPAPAFAVQKLDGEKITSADLKGKAVVVTFWAGWCSPCIEELPYLQKLKAQFLKQNVEFLAVNIDLDGSMRRDMVASFRYQSAPLLTFALGDLEMRKAFGSDEIPYTCIIDQNGQIRYERKGLGADFSVAMAHQLQWVIEMNEAQ
- a CDS encoding RNA polymerase sigma factor translates to MSKRDAEQVQKVLSGDQTAYEPLVEAYQGRIYAFVAGRIRNFSATEDIVQNAFVEAYMHLKSLKSPEKFSGWLRGIALNLSNKWLQQKRPIISIDDTSQDVTPEISEFPLPDLPDEALEKTETKETVIAAVDALPDIYREAVLLHYMEGMTYPEIAAFLDIPESTVTGRLQVSRNRLRDELMPLVEDTLREKRPTPQLTRKIIAALPLLLYAVPTQASLLAKLKGTGMIKIMGIIGAGIAGTGLYFGGISAVLNLEQENTEPSQVPQIQLELENLAQNEPSVPEKADETEGVESSRQEVQSDTNTSGDTQTEKLDFRMETSPQDSLVKIVYWLPEIVYSDSVFIELECYNNMGMIVARPVNKMHNPGSYTTFLSKQGLPDGIYFVQLRANQSKKNAQIRKLNLIWTDRK